The following nucleotide sequence is from Salvelinus namaycush isolate Seneca chromosome 23, SaNama_1.0, whole genome shotgun sequence.
cccaaaacacatctccagtctgtttaagggctatttgaccaagaaagagagtgatggagtgctgcatcagatgacctggcctccaatcacacaaccccaacccaattgaaatggtttgggatgagttggatcgcagagtgaaggaaaagcagccaacaagtgctcagcatatgtgggaactctttcaagactgttggaaaagcattcctcaagatgttggttgagagaatgccaaaagtgtgcaaagctgtcatcaaggcaaagggtggctactttgaagaatctaaaatctaaaatatattttgatttgtttaacacttttgtggttactacatgattccatatgtgttatttaatagttttgatgtcttcactattatcatacagtgtagaaaatagtgaaaataaagaaaaacccttgaatgagtaggtgtgtccaaacttttgactggtactgtatgtggaaGGGCCGACGCCGGACAGGAGAAGCAGGTatggggagtcaaacatttattcaGGAACACGACAGGAACAGCGTTAGCACACGGGTAAACAAGGACATATGACAAACAATcccgaagcagggaacagagctaggaaacagacagatatagggaaggaaattACACAAGTAATTGAGCCcacgtgagtccaatgagcgctgatgcaCGTAATggggaaaggcaggtgtgcgtactgaAGTTGGCTTGAGTGCGTGAAGTTGGCTTGAGTGCGTAATGTTGGGGAGTCTGGCGCCCTCGAGGgccagagggaggaagagcgggagcaggggtgacagtacccccctctaggggcgccatccagcgtcccacctgggcgagccggccgagacatgggcgctgggcaagccggcAGGGGGTAAACTCCCCACGAACCTCCAAGGCCGTGGGAGCCTGGCGAGCCAGCAGAGGCATAGAAGCCTGACGATCAGGCTGAGGCATGAacgcctgtcgatcccgctgCGGCGTGGAAGCCCAATGATCCGGCGGAGGTCGAACAGTCTGACGAGCCAACTGGGCGAACAAGACCTGACGATTCggctgaggcccgacgtgggatgggcgccaaccggggcaaggaaacctctcaagccagctagggcgtggaagcccgacgagctggctaggcacccccggttccatcggcggcgaCCCAGGAACAATGTCACCACCAACCGGAATgccagtactccccgatgcttcgtgtAATGGCTTCAGGATTCTGTAAGGGCTGACGCCGGACAGGAGAAGCAGGTatggggagtcaaacatttattcaGGAACAGACATAGAACACGACAGGAACAGCTTCAGCACACAGGTAAACAAGGACATATGACAAACAATcccgaagcagggaacagagctaggaaaaagacagatatagggaaggaaataACACAAGTAATTGAGTCCACGTGAGTCCACGTGAGTCCAACGGagaaaggcaggtgtgcgtactgaAGGTGGCTTGAGTGAGTAATGTTGGGGAGTCTGGCGCTCgggaggaagagcgggagcaggcgtgacagtattTTAACAGAATTACATCAATACATATAGTATATGTTATTTAAAATGAATTTCATTATATTGAGAGTGCTATGTACACTGTTCAAACTGGTCTCACCTCTCTCAAGTACATTAACACATGGTCATCTTTGGAATCGACACGGTCCACTCGACCTGAACCCCTCAGCTGTGAAGACAGGCCATTCACTGATTATTCATATTGCATGGACAAAAAAAGGTTAGTTTCTGAAAAGTTCACAGATGAGAGGCAAGAGCTACATGGAAAAAGGTTATAGGTAACACCATAAATGTATGATATCATAAAAACTCACCCTCCCCAAAGACTCTGGGTCTGGGACAAACCCAGACAGCATTTTCAAATCCACTATAATCATATTGGTGGTCAGCTCCTTTCCATGATATCTGTGAAAGCAAAGAGATGCCTGTGATATCAAAGTGAGATTTTTACAATTACTTGCAATAAAACAAATAGATAAAATCAATACTTTTATTATTTTAGCCATAAAAAAGACATGGTTGCCTGGTGTGTTTTCGTACTGTTACTGGTAGAAACTAGAAATTCAATAACCTATAGGAGTAAGTTGGGCCAAGCCCATTCTGTAAGACATGCTCCAAAATAAAACTTTGGAGTGTCATCAACAAACTGATTGAAAGAATGCTTCTGTGAATGCAAATGTGTCATTCATTCTTACTGAGACTGGAGCTTCAGTGTGACTCTGGGTCTCAAAGAGTTACTGTTGCAGTCCACCTCTGGCTTCACCTGGATACTGAGCGTTGTGCTGTCAGTAGGAGTAGGGATGTTGTAGTGGAGCGCCACCTTGGAAAGAAGGAAGAACAAGTCAGGGAAACCATCATGTCCACACATATACATTTAAAAAGATAGTGAAAAATAAACATTTCATAAACTAAATATCAGAATGTTTGAAATTCACAGTAATATACAAACCATATCTTGCACCATAGGATTGGGAGGAGTGTTTTCACAAACCTGCACTGAGGCACAAGCACTGCCCTTCACTTCCACGCTGTACTTCCCTTCTGTGTCCTGCAGCGCCCTCTCCTGGTAGAGAAGCTTGTTGTTTTGGTTCACTTCGAAGAGGTGCTGTGCTCCACTGGGAGACTGTACTGTGACTGTGCTGGCACCCTCTCTACTGTACACCCTGGTGGAGTAGAGAGCCAGGGCCTGGAGGGCCACCACTGtgtcctaaacacacacaccaacagacaaATATGTTCAAAATAAATGAAAATAGCCCATTTTACATAAAGGGGGAATTGTTACATTGATCTGTTACTAGAGTGACTATTTCCCATTTCCATCCATTATGGTTTCTTGCCTCCATTTCAGTGGAAGTTATCCTCGCCAGGCTTGACATGACAAGAAGCACATACATGCCTGTTGTGAAGTCAAGGTAACAATGCCTCACTACTAGTGCACAGcacagggtgccatttcagaacAGAGGTGTTTTGGAAATATACCTGTGTGGAAGAGAAGCCTCCGTAGGCATTCTGCTGTCTCACCAGCCACCTGACGATGCGGGAGGCATAGCCCAGGTCAGTGGTAGACAGAAAGGAGGCACTGAGGGAAGCCAGCAGAACATAGGAGCTGATTTCCACCGCCAGGGAGGCTGAGGTCTCTGAGGAGGTCTGAGTCCAGTGCAGGAGACCCCCTGAGGAACaaggagcgcacacacacacacagataatagGGACTAGCTTATTCATCATAATAAAAGATACAAAGTTCTTCTCTGACCTACCGAATTCATTTTATGACGAAAAGTgaattacactgctcaaaaaaataaagggaacacttaaacaacacaatgtaactccaagtcaatcacacttctgtgaaatcaaactgtccacttaggaagcaacactgattgacaataaatttcacatgctgttgtgcaaatggaatagacaaaaggtggaaattaaaggcaattagcaagacaccctcaataaaggagtgattctgcaggtggtgaccacagaccacttctcagttcctatgcttcctggctgatgttttggtcacttttgaatgctggcggtgctctcactctagtggtagcatgagacggagtctacaacccacacaagtggctcaggtagtgcagctcatccaggatggcacatcaatgcgagctgtggcaagaaggtttgctgtgtctgtcagcgtagtgtccagagcatggaggcgctaccaggagacaggccagtacatcaggagacgtggaggaggccgtaggagggcaacaacccagcagcaggaccgctacctccgcctttgagcaggaggagcactgccagagccttgcaaaatgacctccagcaaaATGACCCCCTtttcaccttttgtctattctatttgcacaacagcatgtgaaatttattgtcaatcagtgttgcttcctaagtggacagtttttttatttatttttttatccccttttctccccaattttcgtggtatccaatcgctagtaattactatcttgtctcatcgctacaactcccgtacgggctcgggagagacgaaggtcgaaagccatgcgtcctccgaagcacaacccaaccaagccgcactgcttctttaacacagcgcgcctccaacccggaagtcagccgcaccaatgtgtcggaggaaacaccgtgcacctggcccccttggttagcgcgcactgcgcccggcccgccacaggagtcgctggagcgcgatgagacaaggatatccctaccggccaaaccctccctaacccggacgacgctagcccaattgtgcgtcgccccacggacctcccggtcgcggccggctgcgacagagcctgggcgcgaacccagagactctggtggcgcagttagcactgcgatgcagtgccctagaccactgcgccacccgggaggcccctttaagtggacagtttgatttcacagaagtgtgattgacttggagttacattgtgttgtttaagtgttccctttatttttttgagcagtgtatattacagacacctgagttcaaattgtatttgtatataAAATACTTTGGGTGTTTGATTGAGCCTATCTGGAGTGCCAGACGGGAGGAGGGGTTACACTTTTGGGATTACTCCATTGGGTCCATTGCCCAGGTAAGCTCAATGaaagcaagacagcacaaacagatcttggACCAGGATATGTCTCACCTTCTTGTAATGCGATCGTGTCCAGGTGCTGCAGAAGCTGGGCCCGGGTCTCCATGTCCCCTGCCAGGGTAAAGGTGTAGGCCAGCAGAGCAGTGGTATAAGTGTTGGACAAATCACTGGTGGAGTTCCTCAGGCAAGACAAGCTGCTGTACACAACAGGATCCTGGAGCACAAAATAACAGAGCAGCACATTAAGAGAcatgctagcctggtcccagatctgtttgttctgGCAAGGTaatacaaacagatctgggaccaggctagacacATTCATGCTGGAGCACTTTTAGTTTTTCAGTTTACAGTATTATAACTATGCCTGTACTTTGTATGTTAACAGCACACTGTCATTCAGGACTGCTTATGGTAACAGCTATTCTTATTTCTATTCCATATGCTACTTTCAGATAATTTTTTACATAGAACTCACTACATTTTAGAATATCTAAATGACAGTTGACATAAGATGTATACAACAGACTTCATACAGGAGATTAAACCAGTTTCCTGTAATGGACGTTGTTGAAGTGAGAAACAATGGTTATGTGGAGATGCTACGTACCGACACTGACATGTTGAGCTCCAGCATTGAAGACGTGATGTAGGCCGTCAGTGTGACTTCATCTGTCACCCCACCCTACAAAACAATATGTTAAATACTAAAACATGTGTAAACTGTAATCTGATACAATTCTGTAGAAATCATCATTCCCAAATTTATGGCTGGTCTGACGAGACGTAAAACGATACGTAAAAAAAATCTTCTTCCATCTTCTATCAGTTTATTATCAGTATAAATACCTTCATTCTGTTGTTAAAGAGTTTCCCCAATCTGACGAAACAGCCATGTTTGCCTTGTTGACGTTCCAACCATGTCTTGGATTGCTCAATTTTTACCGGGTCAATATAAATGAAAGACTTTGCTTTGCCAAAGGATCTCAAAACAAAAGCAGTCAGCCTGAGAAAAGAGAACTTGATTTAATACCCACATAAAGTTGTCATAAACATGACTTAGAGCTTGACACTACATGCAATGAGAGCTTATGTCAACTTATGTCACATCAATGGGCTCCCTGTCAAAGACAATGCCATTTGGTTGGCCAATACTTTATTGAAACAGACAGTTATGATGAGTTTACCAATAAGTGAATAACACATCCAGGTACTCACCAAGTGTTCCCTGAGCCTTGTCCAAATGTGCTGTATGCACCATCAACATGCTTGTAGTTCAGCTGCCTTTGGTAACCTGTCAGTGAGTTTTTAAAGCAAACAACAGTAAACAAGTGTGTTTTATAGTCACTGAGCGtgcaccccaaatggcaccctattccctagtgtaCTCTTTTTGTCAGGaaaaaagtagggcactatgtagggaatagggtgccatttgggatttaaaaaaatctatattcTATAATCAAATGATTTTAGCAAAACATCTGGAAGTCCCTGCATGTGATGGGTCACTGATGCTCTGTTGATAAGACACTGTAATGTCATCTGTGCTGTAGCTCTATAATTTACATGATAGCAGGGTCGTAGTCATTAGGGCATACCGTGGTGAAACGTTTAAAAATGTTCTTcaatggaaaacaaaaacaaagtgcTCTTATTGGACAAATCCAGCACTGTTTCAGTCAGTTTTCATCCGTTTGGTGCTTAATCAATACGACCCATATTTTGAGGGACTTACCACTAGTGAGGAACTTGGTGGCCTTGTCTCGGATGGCTGGAGTGAGCTGCTCTGTGTTCCTCAGGTACTCCAGGATGTAGATATTGGGTGCGAGGAGGGCCATATTCTGCTCTCCACACCCATATGGCATCTGCAACAGTCCATCCAGGTTCTTGAGGGCCCGACCCAGGATGTCACCTACAGGTAAACATGGGACTTCTGTAAGATTATCCTCTTTAGGAcagtgcctagttaaataaaggttaaataaaaaaaatagaaactACAATTTGCAAACAGCAGCATTATCATTGGAGAAAGGTTGCTTTTCCCACCACAACTCCTATCTAAACTCACCAAGCCTCTAAATAATACAATGGTTTATTTTACCCAGGACTGAGAGAGAAATTCGATCTGATCCATCCACCACATTCTTGGGGAGTTGCAGTTCCACCTGCTCTGTCATAGTTACTCCTGTGGACACACAGATGATAAGATGGATGGAGATGATCAGTTCAATCAAAGTGAACATTCAACGTTCATTCATTACTGACTGACCAGTTGGACACAGCAACCAGTTGTAGGTGTCGGTCTTCTCTGTTCCCTCAGCCTGAGAGGAGAGGATATTATTTTCAGTCAGAGGCAGTTACACTAGGTATCTGTACAACAGTACGTTCCGTCACAACAGTAGGCTACATACCTTCACCAGGAGGCTCTGTGTGACTGTGTCGATGCGTCCTCTCTCCGGTACGTTCACAATCTCATTGTCACACGCAGCGTGGGACTGGACAGCCTCTGCACTAACGGACACATTCAaaacccctacacacacacattgacagacCGAGTACACCACAAGTTACTAAAGATCCAATATGGTGACTGAGAGTACACAACTCAGGCTGACATCCATTCTGCTGTTTGAACGGTTGAATGAAGACTGGTGATTTACCCAGGATAGAGGGTGCCATTGTCCAACTGAAGGTCTTTCGTCCATTGGCACACAAGCATGATGAGTACTGGACATCCTTCAAGGGTGTGAGAGTGTAGTCTAAGGAGTGAGCTGGAGTCACAGAAACCTGCCAAATAGGAACACTTGTAAGATAACATGGAAAACTCATGAAACAACTCAAGAAACGATCATGTTACGGTGCCGTACCATAATGCACTTGGACAGGTAGTTAAACACAGTGGCTTTCAGCTCAAAGTGCTCTCCACGGATGATGGAGTAGGGCAGGGTTAGTTCCAGGAAGAAGGGCTGGAAGACTGTAAGTTTCACCGGAGGAGCCAGACCGAAGCCACCAGGGGCCAGGCAGAATGCCTCTGTCTCCCATGTGGTGATCGTGTCTGGGACCATGAGGGGCACATATGCTGATCCAGACTCCCTGTAATGCAGAGGTCAGAGTTCAAACAGAAAGATACTAAGTGTCCCATGGAGAACAATGGAGTATGACTTTACAAATTCTTTGAACACTGTttctttaaatgtttttaaatatatttaagctTCATCTAACCGGGGAGTCCTATTGAGGTCAGAGGCCTACAGTAGGTAAAAGTGGAGcaagttgagccacccttgtttctaggaaaccatacacaaaattaataatttgaccaaatatttaggaagataaataatttcatggagtctgtgaaagAAGAAACCATATGAAAAAAGTGGTCAGCAAGTCAGGTCCAGAAAACACATGTTCACCAAGTCAAATAAATGTATTCTGTTAGCGGTTTCACTATgattgtatctaaaccaaagtagatcattgTAAGATTGTTCTACACATCAGTTGGGATCTTTATAAGATAAAAAAAAATTGATGTCCTAAACCTCGCATGAAAGTGCATCTCTGTAGCTGTGTGGGAAAATATAGTGAAAAAATTTGTCTTTGGGTAAATTGAGCTGATGgccatggggtaaattgagccaatggTAAATTGAGCAAATGTAAGTGTTTTCTTAAAGCAAGGCAATATCGCTGGGATATTtcattattttgtatttattttttatttagagCTGTAAACCCAAAGACTTCCAGTCCTTGCGTTATCGCAAATTACAAAGTGTTTTTTTAGGTGTTAAAGGATGCTTAGCAAAGAAGTgtttgtgattgtgttgaattgtgtttgggaaataaagatagacatggttttagaaaggtagtggtaatatttcattcagaaCAGACATTTGTAGGcaacctaactaaccaacccTATCACGCGACTCAATTTACTCCATACCGGAGGTAAATTGTGCAAAGAGACCACgttttttggacaagctatgttttccaAACTGTAATGTTTCCATGAATTCTGTTTATTTcaagggatacacaacatcctgaaatatatgtaaatCTTTGTTAGAAAAAATACGGTGTTTTGCTTGACAGAGTAATGCTGAATGTAAAACAAATCTAAATTTACCACACTCTCCCCTACTTTGTAATGCAGTTTAATGAGGTACAGGTTCCTAATCTAACCACTACTGTATGTTTTGATATAGACCAGTCGGTTGTTTAGGAACAAAACCGACACGTGCGGAAATATGGAGCAAAACAGACgaggttggcttagattgttgacaacatctAAACTATATTTTGCCttcaaatgtttattgaaaacataaatacatttgcacaatgagcacttgtctctcaaatacattgttacagttgttggtagctagctagcaaattttACCTGCAACAAGTACATTTGAtagaaacacatctctggtaGGAAAAtaagcatattgtttttatgcagattttagaacatattcacatgaaaatctgtcgccaattggatggaaacctagctatggTTTTAataaggtagtggtaatatttcattcagttcAGAAATTTGTAGGCAGCTTAATTGACTCTGTCctgtggctcaacttaccccatacctgGGGTGTTGTGCCAAGAGATCACTTTTTTTGGTCACGCTATGTTTTCAATCTGTAATGTATAAAttcattctgattatttccagggatacacaacatcctgtcacgccctgatctgtttcacctgtgatCTGATCTGTTTccccttgtgattgtctccaccccctccaggtgtcacttattttccccagtgtatttatccctctgtttcctgtctttctgtgccagttcgtcttgtatgtttccaagtcaaccagcgttctTGCAGTCTCCTTTTtctagccctcctggttttgacccttgcctgtttctggactttgtacccgcctgcctgaccattctgcctgccttgaccacgagcctgtctgccactgtacctcctggactctgatctggttttgacctttttgtctgtccacgaccattctcttgcctaccctttTGGATGAATAAActttgtaagactccaaccatctgcatttgggtctcgccttgtgccctgatacatcctgaaatatatgtctATCTTTGTTAGAAATAATACTATATTCCACTTGACAGTGAATGTAAAAAATGTCTcaatttaccccactctcccctactgtGTAATGCAGTTTAATGAGTTACAGGTTCCTAACCGACAAAATGCGCAATTATGGagcaaaacagacggggttggcttagattgttgacatctAAACTATATTTTGCCTTCAAATGtctattgaaaacataaatacatttgcacaatgagcacttgtcgtctctcaaatacatcgttacagttgttggtagctagctagcaaatgttttgccatattagcatagacatgacatgagtcaaaacacctcaagacatggtatcaataacaagatacaaCGAGCTGAAACGAGAaacctacgattccccacatggcagcctCTTGTTATTGTTACTATCTGACCGTTCAGAATCATAACATCCCCGTCTGCCTCATCGATGTGCGCGCATTATTTTAGTGACGTTTATAAGGCAACAGCCTCACTGTGCAGTGCTCTTACCCAACTTCCACAAGATCCCATATCCACGTCTCAGGGAAGAAGGTACGGACCGTCTGTATGTTATCAACAAATCTGTCACCTTCTACTACACGCAGTAAAGATCGATCAAGTATCCCACCCGCTGCACCCTGTCTACGTCCGCCCTTGTCTCCAGGGTGGCGACTGTAGGCTACAACTAAAACAAAGAATAGTCATTATTCTCGTGTTAGAATCAGCCTGGTCAAACCAGATTGAATACTGCTTTCAACGGTGATGCATGCAGCATTCAgactggtttaaccaggctatatTAGAATAACAAAAGCCATACATTTCCCAAGATTCACTGAATTCTTCTGGCAATGACAAGAGTAAATGGTGTGAAGGAGGACATCTCACCATGGGCCCTATTGTACTCTTTCCCTTTGTACCTGAGACAGGAAGGTACTCTTATAACCAGATTAGTTGCCAGCTTCAGTCCCAATTTCTAGAAATGTCAGAATCACAAACAAGAGAGCTCAATATTAATGAATATCTCTGAATTTTATGTTTCTATTCTGTAGGTGTTTTTCAGCCTCAAACAGGGTATTTTAGCAATTAATAATTTAAGAAGATGTATGCATGGTAACAGTATGGTAACTGATTCTtacgagagaggaaaagaggctTCAAGTTAAGAGAAAACAAGGCTGAAGTTACCTTAAAAACTTCATGAGGTTCATTTTCCTCCTCAGTTTGTCCTGGGTATGGCATTACATATCTCCTTGGTCTTACATGTAAACATGCTACTGGATCTTCAAGCTGGTAGGGAATGTGTGTTGTCTCCTTGACTGGTAACAAATCAAATATCTGGAATGGGATAACAGTGAGATGTAAAATGAACTTGTTCACTGgacaccaaacagaagaaaacagactgtTACCGTGAAGGACCACTTGGACTTGTCTAAAAAGAAACGTTCAATTTCATTTTCCATTGCTAAACGTTATTAACCCTCATACTACCGACtggggtcattttgaccccagaggcatattTTTCATCTTAGCCCAAAGGTGGTTTATTGAAATCTTAAAATTTTCATGACTTTgacaatcaacttgttcttagtgtttctgta
It contains:
- the LOC120018267 gene encoding alpha-2-macroglobulin-like isoform X1, which encodes MVPPGLQVWRWILFACFPWLCVCLETPRTVYMVAIPAVIQAGSEAKLCASLLQPHETLVMTISLIANGQNKILLQESSDQEFHRCFQFQAPHVESDKVQNFKVTVQGETFLSTEERKVMIKPYKPMTFVQTDKPIYNPGHTVHFRVITLDTNFSPVNQLYNIVELQDVHQNRIGQWVNTTSSGNILQLSYPLNSEAPVGSYAIVVWIGENKIYHRFKVEKYVLPKFEIKMNLADEISFVQEEYKVEVCATYTYGQPVPGKAEVELCRPLVPNVLIPIRIDEKNPEGVPDYTPPCHKESIEMDQTGCASHVFNMFIFTKDAGQKMLIDRLSFNAKVEEEGTGITQSKEKHIALSYMIGKLTFVDTPKIYEHGSIIEGKINVVHFNNTPISDMLVYLLEEKDWSSHHLQNLTTDSHGIASFSLNTTRMPKENINLIVSNTPQTESSRYRVPYFKRGQHKLSLIQPTAPHSKTSSSLAIQKMENPLACWEEVSITIQYAIVGETVPKGSVDVIYLALSRGVIVQHGHMNLTVQHGSPATEGEVTLKLAVVPEMAPVVQVLVYSMLPSETVIAHSMNFPTEKCFRHKVSVEFSPSQAVPGEENTLQLSAQPGSLCGLSAVDQSVHIMEPGKRLDADKIFDLLPVKETTHIPYQLEDPVACLHVRPRRYVMPYPGQTEEENEPHEVFKKLGLKLATNLVIRVPSCLRYKGKEYNRAHVVAYSRHPGDKGGRRQGAAGGILDRSLLRVVEGDRFVDNIQTVRTFFPETWIWDLVEVGESGSAYVPLMVPDTITTWETEAFCLAPGGFGLAPPVKLTVFQPFFLELTLPYSIIRGEHFELKATVFNYLSKCIMVSVTPAHSLDYTLTPLKDVQYSSCLCANGRKTFSWTMAPSILGVLNVSVSAEAVQSHAACDNEIVNVPERGRIDTVTQSLLVKAEGTEKTDTYNWLLCPTGVTMTEQVELQLPKNVVDGSDRISLSVLGDILGRALKNLDGLLQMPYGCGEQNMALLAPNIYILEYLRNTEQLTPAIRDKATKFLTSGYQRQLNYKHVDGAYSTFGQGSGNTWLTAFVLRSFGKAKSFIYIDPVKIEQSKTWLERQQGKHGCFVRLGKLFNNRMKGGVTDEVTLTAYITSSMLELNMSVSDPVVYSSLSCLRNSTSDLSNTYTTALLAYTFTLAGDMETRAQLLQHLDTIALQEGGLLHWTQTSSETSASLAVEISSYVLLASLSASFLSTTDLGYASRIVRWLVRQQNAYGGFSSTQDTVVALQALALYSTRVYSREGASTVTVQSPSGAQHLFEVNQNNKLLYQERALQDTEGKYSVEVKGSACASVQVALHYNIPTPTDSTTLSIQVKPEVDCNSNSLRPRVTLKLQSQYHGKELTTNMIIVDLKMLSGFVPDPESLGRLRGSGRVDRVDSKDDHVLMYLRELPSLFPFNHTLDIIQEVRVQNLKPAVIKIYDYYQPSDQAETEYVFPCK
- the LOC120018267 gene encoding alpha-2-macroglobulin-like isoform X2, with product MVPPGLQVWRWILFACFPWLCVCLETPRTVYMVAIPAVIQAGSEAKLCASLLQPHETLVMTISLIANGQNKILLQESSDQEFHRCFQFQAPHVESDKVQNFKVTVQGETFLSTEERKVMIKPYKPMTFVQTDKPIYNPGHTVHFRVITLDTNFSPVNQLYNIVELQDVHQNRIGQWVNTTSSGNILQLSYPLNSEAPVGSYAIVVWIGENKIYHRFKVEKYVLPKFEIKMNLADEISFVQEEYKVEVCATYTYGQPVPGKAEVELCRPLVPNVLIPIRIDEKNPEGVPDYTPPCHKESIEMDQTGCASHVFNMFIFTKDAGQKMLIDRLSFNAKVEEEGTGITQSKEKHIALSYMIGKLTFVDTPKIYEHGSIIEGKINVVHFNNTPISDMLVYLLEEKDWSSHHLQNLTTDSHGIASFSLNTTRMPKENINLIVSNTPQTESSRYRVPYFKRGQHKLSLIQPTAPHSKTSSSLAIQKMENPLACWEEVSITIQYAIVGETVPKGSVDVIYLALSRGVIVQHGHMNLTVQHGSPATEGEVTLKLAVVPEMAPVVQVLVYSMLPSETVIAHSMNFPTEKCFRHKVSVEFSPSQAVPGEENTLQLSAQPGSLCGLSAVDQSVHIMEPGKRLDADKIFDLLPVKETTHIPYQLEDPVACLHVRPRRYVMPYPGQTEEENEPHEVFKKLGLKLATNLVIRVPSCLRYKGKEYNRAHVVAYSRHPGDKGGRRQGAAGGILDRSLLRVVEGDRFVDNIQTVRTFFPETWIWDLVEVGESGSAYVPLMVPDTITTWETEAFCLAPGGFGLAPPVKLTVFQPFFLELTLPYSIIRGEHFELKATVFNYLSKCIMVSVTPAHSLDYTLTPLKDVQYSSCLCANGRKTFSWTMAPSILGVLNVSVSAEAVQSHAACDNEIVNVPERGRIDTVTQSLLVKAEGTEKTDTYNWLLCPTGVTMTEQVELQLPKNVVDGSDRISLSVLGDILGRALKNLDGLLQMPYGCGEQNMALLAPNIYILEYLRNTEQLTPAIRDKATKFLTSGYQRQLNYKHVDGAYSTFGQGSGNTWLTAFVLRSFGKAKSFIYIDPVKIEQSKTWLERQQGKHGCFVRLGKLFNNRMKGGVTDEVTLTAYITSSMLELNMSVSDPVVYSSLSCLRNSTSDLSNTYTTALLAYTFTLAGDMETRAQLLQHLDTIALQEGGLLHWTQTSSETSASLAVEISSYVLLASLSASFLSTTDLGYASRIVRWLVRQQNAYGGFSSTQDTVVALQALALYSTRVYSREGASTVTVQSPSGAQHLFEVNQNNKLLYQERALQDTEGKYSVEVKGSACASVQVALHYNIPTPTDSTTLSIQVKPEVDCNSNSLRPRVTLKLQSQYHGKELTTNMIIVDLKMLSGFVPDPESLGRLRGSGRVDRVDSKDDHVLMYLREPLQNPEAITRSIGEYWHSGWW